The following nucleotide sequence is from Bacteroidia bacterium.
TTAAAAGATATAAAAGAAAAATCTAGTACTAACAAATATATATATTAATTTAAAAAAGAGAACTATGGCAGATTCATCAGATGTTTTAAATGGATTAATTATTGTTTATACCAGCTATGTGCTGGTAATAATAACAATAGTCTCGTTGTTTGCATACAGGCTTACAACAAAAGGAGAAGGGAAACTGGTTAAACCCGCAATTTTTTATACCTGGATTGGTTTTCTAATTTTTACAGGTGTAACAATTCACATTGTTACCTATAACACTATTCCTTGGTCACCAATTGATTTAAACAGAAAAGAAATTAAAGCTGATAAAGTTTTTGAAATTTCTGTTAAAAATCATAAATTTATTTTGCCTGCTGAAAAGATGTTGGTAAAGGTGAATGATAAAGTTTTGTTTAATGTTAATTCTCAGGATTTAACATACGGCTTTGGGTTATTCAGAAAAGATAATTCAATGCTTTTTCAAATGCAGGTAATTCCTGGTCATAATAATGATCTTCTCTGGCAATTTACAAAACCGGGTGTTTATACTATCAGATCTACGGAATATTCGGGGCCTAAAGGTGTTAATATGGTAGAAAAAGATGTTGTGGAAGTAATAGAATAAAAAAATAACAAAATATAAAAATTATGAGTTATATTAATAAATTAATGAATGGCGAGCAAGGTGCT
It contains:
- a CDS encoding cytochrome C oxidase subunit II codes for the protein MADSSDVLNGLIIVYTSYVLVIITIVSLFAYRLTTKGEGKLVKPAIFYTWIGFLIFTGVTIHIVTYNTIPWSPIDLNRKEIKADKVFEISVKNHKFILPAEKMLVKVNDKVLFNVNSQDLTYGFGLFRKDNSMLFQMQVIPGHNNDLLWQFTKPGVYTIRSTEYSGPKGVNMVEKDVVEVIE